TCAATGTCACCGAACATTCTCAATATATTAGGGATTATATCTATCACATCGATAGATTAAAAAGGCTGTAACTCAAGCGAATGAGTAGAGGGTAGACCCAGCAGCATTTGACTATTTTGCCTTTATTGGTACTAGCAAACTTCTCAAGCGGTTTTCCTGCATTATCTTCGGGATTTTCTCCAAAATAGTGACTTGCCGCAACGGCGCATGGTATTTCGACATTAATACCGTTGTTTTATGTAATACCTGTTCCGTTTAACTCTGTTAATCCCCTCTTCTGAATAAAAGCGAACCTTCTCCTCATACATTCTCTGTTCCGCTGTTCTTACCAATCAATCCATATCATCAAAATCTGTCGCAAAAGCAACGCCAATCGAAATCTGGTAGCCTTGCTGATGGATATCCTCTTTTATTCGATTCACCCTTTTCTCCACTTCCTTTTCATCAACATCTTTTGCAAAAGCTACAAATTCATCTCCGCCAATTCTGAAGGTATCCTCAGATCCAAAGTTATCCTTTATTACCTCGGCAATTGATCGTAGCATTTTGTCCCCGGCAGCATGTCCAAGATAATCATTCAGTTCGTGCAATCCGTTCGCATCAATATAGATACAAGAAATTGACTTCTTGCAGGCATTCATGTATGCAGGAAGATTTGTTTCATAACTATTCCTATTAAGCAACCCTGTAAGACTATCGTATACACTCATATGTATGATTTGAATTTGATTTCTGAGGTTTTCTATACTGTTTTTCGTAACTGTATACATAATAGCCCCATATGCGGATAGAATTAATAGCTGAGGCAAAATCATATAAAGAACCATCTCACCTAAATCATGTCCGAGATCGGGCGACTCTATAGGAGTGACTCTAATCAATACAGAACATAAGATTTCAATATATCCGGTTAAAAACTTTAAGTTCCAAGCCCCTAAAAAATAAGCCAATATCGGAGAGATGATGCAACAAAAAACAGAGCTACAGAAAGCCATCCAATAAATTCGATACGATCGATATTGGGAAGCAAGCAACATCGGAAGGATATATAGAAGTGTGGCATGGGTATTTAATACAACTGTAGTAATCAAGGTCAAGAGCATGATCAGTACCATGATTACAAACTTGCTTGCAGGATGCGACAACATTTTTTCCTTACGAATAATAACCTGTGGAATACTAATAAGAAGAATTGAAATCAGAAAACAGATCCTCATCGTGGTCTTATCCACTTCAAAAATATTCATTTCATTGAGAATATAAGCTAGTATAAGGGCTGCACCCATAACTAGCATCGCTGATGGGGCTGTCGCACTAAGTAATTAGTGCGTAGCTCCTTTTTCAAATAAAATAAATCCCAAACTTCGAAAAGTAAGGGATTTATGGTAAAATATTAGTATGCTAATACAAAATAATTTACATAAAAATTATACTTCATTTCAGAGTGGATATCAATTAAAACTTCCACTAAATCTCGAATGTATAATCTCAGAAAATGATTCCGTTCGATTACTAAGTCAGTTTGTGGAGGAAATGGATTTGACTGACTTATATTCTACTTACGAAAGAGTAAGAGAAAATTCTGTATCGCCTAGAACACTTCTAAAGATTGTACTTTATTCTTACATGAATGGTGATTACTCTTCACGCTCCATGGAGCTTAATTGTAAGAGGGATATTAATTTCATGTTTCTATTAGAAGGTGCAAATGCTCCTGACCATGCAACTTTTGCAAGATTTCGAAGTATTCATTTTGCACCCTGTTCAAAGCGTATCTTTGCTGAAATGTCTAACCGCCTTTATAATCTAGGTGAAATATCAGGTGAGACTATTTTTATCGATGGTACAAAGATAGAAGCAAGTTCCAATAAATATACATTTGTATGGAAAAAAGCTGTTTCAAAAAATCAGGCAAAGCTACTTCTAAAACTGGCGGATTTGATAGCTGATTGCGAGCAACTGTATGATATAAAAATAGTTTATGGAAATACTGTAAAAATGAAGCACGTTAAGAAGCTGCGCAAGAATCTTTACACATTAAAAGAACGTGAGAACCTTGTCTTTGTTCATGGAATCGGCAAGAGAAAGTCCCCGCTTCAAAAAAGCATTGAAGCATTGGAGGAGTATCTGGCAAAGTTAAAAGAATACAATCAAAAGATATATATTTGTGGTGAAAGAAATAGTTATTCTAAGACAGACCATGATGCTACCTTTATGAGAATGAAAGAAGATGCTATGAGAAATGGACAATTAAAACCTGCGTACAATCTGCAGCATGGAGTTGATTCTGAATATATCACTTGGCTTACCATTGGGCCACAGCCAACAGATACAACAACTCTTATTCCATTTTTAAAAGAGGCTGAGGAATACTTGAAATTTAAATATAAAAAAATCATAGCAGATGCTGGATATGAAAGTGAAGAAAACTACTTATTTATTGAAAGTAATGGACAAACTTCATTTATAAAACCTGCTAATTATGAAATATCCAAAACACGAAAGTATCAACAAGATATAGGAAGAATCGAAAATATGGATTATGATAAAGAAGAGGATGCTTATATTTGTCGTAATGGAAAAAAATTAAACGTTGAATATATCAAACACTCCAAATCAAAAACAGGATATATGAGCGAAAAAACAATTTATAAAAGTAGTGATTGTAGTGGATGTTCCTACAAAAACGATTGTATCAAAGGAAATAATTGCAAAACACCTTTTGAAGAACGAAATAAAGTTCTTCAAGTAGCAAAAAAGTTTATAAAACAAAGGCAAGAAGGTCTTGAGCGAATACTTTCAGAGGAAGGGATACTGCTAAGAATGAATCGTAGTATACAAGCAGAAGGTTCCTTTGGAGATTTAAAGCAAGACATGCAATTCAGACGTTATCTAAGTAAAGGCACATCAAATGTTCTGGCAGAAAGTGTGCTTCTTGCTATGGCGAGAAACATAAACAAACTACATAATAAGATTCAAAATGGAAAAACTGGAATGCATTTATTCCCAATTAAAAGTGCATAGATTTTAAAATGTCTAAATAAAATTTCAAGGCCTATTATTAGGTCTATTAAATTACATCATTTTTAAGAAACATAGATGGAACTAAGATGAAACAGATAATAAAAGGCTATTTTCAGGAAAAAGGAAGCTGTCGCTTCACGATTATTTAATCGTTAAAGCGACAGCCCCTTAACTTCCTTTTCTGTTATCAGCATTTTTTTCTCTCTATTCAACATGCCATAGCACCTTTCTTTACATTTATTCACGTGTTTTTTGATATATAACTTAAGCTTTAAACGTTTCTTCGTAAAATAAGATACTCGGTCATTTATCACCTCAAACGATAGGAATTTTAAACATCGATAAACATAATTTGAATACGTTATAAACGAACCTAGGTGCTGTTCATGATATAAAAATATGCTTTATAGCAAAAAAAATCGCCATTTGACAGCGATTTAGTACCATTTATATAGTGCAACTGGCTATCATTTTACAGACCCTATAGTTTTGCGTCCTTACTTTTCAGTAAGTTTGCCCAATATTTATTTATAGATATTATATACTATATATAGTTAATATTCAACTTGTATTATTCTAGAGCAGCTCTGAAAGGTAAACTTCTTTAAGTATGTCTAAATTCACCTAAAACAGTAATTGTGGATATCTATCCTCTGTTTTATGAACTCTCAGGTAAGTTATCCACATCGTATACTTAGACTTATTTTCTAATCTCATATATCTGTGGATTTATTTTCTGCTGACTTGAAAAAGTAAATTCCAGTGCAGTACTAAATTCCACTGCACCTCTAAAAACGTTGAAAACTTCATATTTATTCGGGTATATATAGCTGATTTCTGTTATAATGTATACAACCACTTGCAAAAAATCTGAATTTACGGCATGGCAAACAGACCAGTGAAAATTCGGTGTGCGAGACTGAATTCCACTAGTCACATTGTAAAAATGTGAAAAGTTTATTTCCAGTCTGACAGCAGATTCGTGTGTAATGGTTAACGGTTAAACTTAATCAGCTTAGGTGTCAGATTGACTTCGTCAGGAGCAATCGGCCTAAGCTGAAGTGCTTTTAGAACACTTTCACCAAAGGTTTCCAGAGCCACTTCGTAAGGTGTCCTGCCACCTAGGCTTTCCCTTGGGGTGGAGTTGATATGATCGACAATCAGATTCATATCCCACTGGGTAAGAAATTCAAAGCTTGTTCCCTTGGGAAGTATCATACGTAGCATGGTATGTACATTTTCCACCCCGCCTTTTTGGCCACTTCTCATAGGATCGCAATAATAGATACTTGTGCGCTCGATATCATCGATCCCGGTCTCAAGAGATTGTGGATCGCCAAACTCTGACCCTCTGTCTGTGACAAGAGTATGAAACAGGGATAGGAACTCATATGTACCGAGTTTCTTCTCCAAACGGTCAAATACCATGCGGACAGTTCCCTTGGTGCACCGGTTCATGAGAAATGCAAGGAACAGCTTCTCACGCTTCAAAAAGAAGGTAAGAATGACCTTCTTGGATTCCCTTGAAGAATGCACTGTGTCCATTTCCGTCCAGCTTTCTAAACCCAGAGCCTTAAAATCAGCATAGGTTCTGCCGATGAAAACCGTGCGATCCGTGATCTGGGTTTTATGACATTTACGGAGCTTGAACTTAGGTTTGCGCTTGAGGTCGATATTTCTTGCCGTGAATAGTCCTTGGTCCAGATAGGTGTATACTGTACGGACAGACAGATTCAGCTCCGGATGGTTCGTAACGATCTGATAGGGTGACTGCCCCTGAGTAATCAGAGGAGTGACGATTTTATCCTTCCTATGTAGTTCCTGTTTCGTCATGTTGATACCAGCCCGGGAAGAACTAAGAGATTCACGATATTTTCTGTCAGCGAAACGAGCGTCATAACGATACTTATGGGCAATCGTACAGTGATTAATTCTTTTTTCACAGCCATTGCAGACATAGGGAGCTTTGTCCAGCCGGTTGCAGCGTTCCTTTACAAAATCCTTGCAGGTCTGATTACAGGTCGGGCAAGAGGTACATTTAATACCACAGAGAAGGATTTTGTTACAGACATTGGTTTTACGACAGTGATAGCGATGAATGCAAAAGTTATGGGCATTATAGAACGTTCCCTTATGATACCAGTCACTCAATCGATGTAACTTAACTTCCTTTGAAATGGTTGTCGGATCCTTGCACAGATAACGGGCGATATCCTTAAAGCTTCGTCCTTCATTTAATGACTTTTCAATGAACAAGCGGTCATTAAGTCTCAAGTGTTTTTGGTTACCAGGTATTAGATTACTCATAAAATCTCCTTCTACTGCCGTCAGAAGGTATGACAATCATATCACCTAGGTATGAAAGAGTAAACGCTACTTATGCGAAAGTAAACTCCATCGTTCATAAGAGGAGTAGAATTAAACTTTTCATTTTTCAGGATTTATTTTCTTTTAAATTTACTCTTTTCAGATATCACTTCCTTTGGTATACTGTTCCTATCAAGAAATGCTTAGTGATGTGCGTTTCTCTGTATAGGATATATCTTCTCTTGTTAGTTGCCGACCAAAGCTTGCTAGCAAATCGGAAGATATATTTTTTATTGTTCTTTTTATTTCTCTTAATCCTTTTATTCCATTTTCATAAAGCTGTAACAGTACATCTGCTATCTGTGTCAGCAAATAATGGTTCTTCATAGCATTATAATTAAGGCTGTTTGCATGCTCTATATCATAACGATGGTTTTTCTGGATGTTAAATCCCTCATTTTCAATCTTCCAGCGTTTCCTTCCGGTCTGTGCAAACTCCCAGGCTGTCTTTCCTCTGATTGGCAACCCGGTGATCCATTGAAAGCTTCCTTCCGGTTCACCATCTTTCTCTATCTTTAGTTCCATTACTGTGAGATTATGACCCTCATAGTAAAGCTCTGATACCCATTTCATCTCATGCTTAACACTCTCGCGAGCTTTCCTTTTATGTGTTTTCTCTTCTTTTATAATCTTTTCTTCATTTTCACCCATTCCAACGATGGTTTGATACTCTTTTGCAAGAGAAGGGATGCTTCCATCTTTAAATCGGAGAAGATATCCCCATCTATTATCTTTACAGATTTGAAATACCGGTTCACAAGCATACAGACTGTCACCAAGTATGCAAATCGGTAATCTTGGGTAGTCTTTCTTCAGCCTTTTTGCCAGTCTTTTAAAGGCTTTTCTTTCACAATCCTGTTTTTCAACATCTTCATTTTCATTTTCAATAAACTCTGTAGCAATGCTGATAATCAGGTTGTCTCCTAATACAATCTTAGCTTCTAATACATTATGATAATAGTAGGTTTTTTCATCTTTGGTTCCTTTATTAATAGTTTTTCTTAAACAGTGTTCATCTATTTTTTCATTAAAACAGAACAACTGTGTTGCATCGACTATTACCATCCAATATTCACCCAGAAATCTTGCGTGCTCAAAACTCCTCTTTCTAAGTAACTTTTT
The nucleotide sequence above comes from Variimorphobacter saccharofermentans. Encoded proteins:
- a CDS encoding GGDEF domain-containing protein codes for the protein MGAALILAYILNEMNIFEVDKTTMRICFLISILLISIPQVIIRKEKMLSHPASKFVIMVLIMLLTLITTVVLNTHATLLYILPMLLASQYRSYRIYWMAFCSSVFCCIISPILAYFLGAWNLKFLTGYIEILCSVLIRVTPIESPDLGHDLGEMVLYMILPQLLILSAYGAIMYTVTKNSIENLRNQIQIIHMSVYDSLTGLLNRNSYETNLPAYMNACKKSISCIYIDANGLHELNDYLGHAAGDKMLRSIAEVIKDNFGSEDTFRIGGDEFVAFAKDVDEKEVEKRVNRIKEDIHQQGYQISIGVAFATDFDDMD
- a CDS encoding IS30 family transposase, with the translated sequence MSNLIPGNQKHLRLNDRLFIEKSLNEGRSFKDIARYLCKDPTTISKEVKLHRLSDWYHKGTFYNAHNFCIHRYHCRKTNVCNKILLCGIKCTSCPTCNQTCKDFVKERCNRLDKAPYVCNGCEKRINHCTIAHKYRYDARFADRKYRESLSSSRAGINMTKQELHRKDKIVTPLITQGQSPYQIVTNHPELNLSVRTVYTYLDQGLFTARNIDLKRKPKFKLRKCHKTQITDRTVFIGRTYADFKALGLESWTEMDTVHSSRESKKVILTFFLKREKLFLAFLMNRCTKGTVRMVFDRLEKKLGTYEFLSLFHTLVTDRGSEFGDPQSLETGIDDIERTSIYYCDPMRSGQKGGVENVHTMLRMILPKGTSFEFLTQWDMNLIVDHINSTPRESLGGRTPYEVALETFGESVLKALQLRPIAPDEVNLTPKLIKFNR
- a CDS encoding transposase yields the protein MTDKFNTEECAHNLCLILGKEEKEYLPHYVTINECLEKLDPEELQKFRKHIIKKLLRKRSFEHARFLGEYWMVIVDATQLFCFNEKIDEHCLRKTINKGTKDEKTYYYHNVLEAKIVLGDNLIISIATEFIENENEDVEKQDCERKAFKRLAKRLKKDYPRLPICILGDSLYACEPVFQICKDNRWGYLLRFKDGSIPSLAKEYQTIVGMGENEEKIIKEEKTHKRKARESVKHEMKWVSELYYEGHNLTVMELKIEKDGEPEGSFQWITGLPIRGKTAWEFAQTGRKRWKIENEGFNIQKNHRYDIEHANSLNYNAMKNHYLLTQIADVLLQLYENGIKGLREIKRTIKNISSDLLASFGRQLTREDISYTEKRTSLSIS
- a CDS encoding IS1182 family transposase is translated as MLIQNNLHKNYTSFQSGYQLKLPLNLECIISENDSVRLLSQFVEEMDLTDLYSTYERVRENSVSPRTLLKIVLYSYMNGDYSSRSMELNCKRDINFMFLLEGANAPDHATFARFRSIHFAPCSKRIFAEMSNRLYNLGEISGETIFIDGTKIEASSNKYTFVWKKAVSKNQAKLLLKLADLIADCEQLYDIKIVYGNTVKMKHVKKLRKNLYTLKERENLVFVHGIGKRKSPLQKSIEALEEYLAKLKEYNQKIYICGERNSYSKTDHDATFMRMKEDAMRNGQLKPAYNLQHGVDSEYITWLTIGPQPTDTTTLIPFLKEAEEYLKFKYKKIIADAGYESEENYLFIESNGQTSFIKPANYEISKTRKYQQDIGRIENMDYDKEEDAYICRNGKKLNVEYIKHSKSKTGYMSEKTIYKSSDCSGCSYKNDCIKGNNCKTPFEERNKVLQVAKKFIKQRQEGLERILSEEGILLRMNRSIQAEGSFGDLKQDMQFRRYLSKGTSNVLAESVLLAMARNINKLHNKIQNGKTGMHLFPIKSA